ACATCATCTTTATTAGGccatttgaaatatttttgcgTCCTTTCCATACACTTTACAGACGCTGATTCACCTGATTTTGAAATTACTAAACCGGGAAATGTTTGTCCGTTGTACTCTACAGCTACATATATCCCTTCCTTAATATCTTCTGTTTTTATGGTAGGAATTTGAACTGGTAGGTCCAACTCTGAACCGCTGTCGGTGTCACTATAAATGCTGATGTTTGCATCATCTTCTTCTTCGCTGTCGCTTTGAAATAGTTGCTTCGTAACTTTCTTGGTTGGATTTTTTGGGGTCGGAGCCTTCAAATTCTTTAACTCTTCAATAAAAGGGGTAGAAGTTGCTACTACAGTTTTTCCCGATCGAGCCCTTTTCTTCGTTGGATTTTCGATATTTGAAGCGACCCGTGGGATAGGTAAAATATCCGCAGGACTAACAATAGTCTTATGGAGGAGAATGTCATTTGACACTGGAGTGGACGCTGATGGCAGGTTAGATGTAGCGAGTAGAGGCCCAGGACGATCAGTTGTATCTGCAGCCACGAAAACGTTTGGATCAGGTCTCTCAAACGGCCAAATACCCGTCTTCTTAAATCCTGAGATAGCTGTTGCCATACTAGCTGCCTTCAAGTAAGCTTCTCCGAAGAGAGGACCGACATCATGAATCGTCACAACTTTCCCCGGGTGGGTTCGCAGCCAAACTCGCACTGCCTGTTCATAGAAGGTCGACATGGGATACATAAATGATACGTCCAGTGGCTGAAGTCGATGTGTGCAATGTGGTGGTAGCACCAGGATGTCTACAAAGTTTTTCTTAGCAAGCTCTAAGACTTCAATGTTTTTTATGTGGGTTGAATGGCCATCTAAAATTAGTAAAACCCTGTCCTCGGAGGTAGGCTtcgcaaatttaataaaatggtgAAACCAAGCCGTAAAGATTTCGGTCTGCATCCATCCAGAAGCATGCGTGAAAATTTTGGTATTCAGAGGAACTCCAATGTCGAATGTCAAGTGATATCTCACCCGTGGAAAAATAAGAGCAGGAGGGATGTATTCCCCTGCAGCGTTGAAGCAAATTTCTGCAGTTGTAAGCGTACCTCTTTCAGCTGATGATAAAACTCCTACTTGCTTTTTCCCCTTTTTTGAAATAATCTTTGAAGGCTTATTTGGCACGGTAGAGATTCCGGTTTCGTCACAATTATAGATGCGGTTAGGTTTGTAGTTGTGTTTTTGGTATAAGTCTTCCAATAAATCAAAGAACTTTCCGACACTAACTGCGTTAAATGCTGACGCTCGCGCTGCTGACGTTTTTTCTGGAAGTCGAAGTGAAAGAACTGGGTGCCGTTTCATGAAACCAAGCAACCATACTTTACCAGCTTCTTTCTTCTCATTATTGAATCTATGTTCAATGTTATTTCGTATGGCAAACTCGTAGGTAAGATATTTTAAGTCAGAAATAGTTAGCCCAAACAGGCGTTCTTCCATTTTAAGAATATAGTCTACCAACATCCTCTCTTGATCTACCGTGAACACGCAACGGAATCGTCCAAGTTGCTTCACTAAACGTTCTTCTGGTGGTCGCTTTAATCTTCTAAAAAGAGTTGTCGATGGAATGTTATATTGTTTTGCAGAAGAATGAATTGATAAACCACCTTGACATGCAGTTAGAGCCTCAGCCATTGCCTTCTCGTCCCAACTCTGCTGCGAAGTCTTTCGTTTGTAAAAATTAGGCATGCTAAAAAAATGTTGTCACTTAATAACATTGTTAAACTTTTAGGAGGTAAAGTGGAACGTCATTCCGCTTTACCCGCATACGTTTCATTCCACTTTACCCGCATCAACATTTTTTCTGTACAAACACGATAGCTACTAACCAAACGTGCTAATAAGTTAAATAAAGAGTATTTATGTCCACAAATAACCATTTTATACAATAGATAATAAATACGGTTAGAAAAACTTACCTGTTGCTGATAAGAAATTTCGTCTTAGTCACCAAATATTAcaactttttgttaaaaaacaatgATCTTGTTTAACTCACATGAACATATCAATGAAAGTGCGCCATATTGAAGTAAATATTGCCAAATGTCAAAAGGTATATTGTGGTAGGAGTTACAACAAAAACCGCcaattttcaaattaaattttaagcTTATTCCGCTTTACCCACCCATTCCACTTTACCTACCTTTCCCCTAccttcacaaaaattaaaatttattaagcagttacatttcttAGTGTATACCTGTGTAGTTCacaatgtccccatcaaattagaaacaaaagaagcaaaaagcgcgttagagcgggcccctgcgtggcccgggccctggttccgcggaaccatgctcagtacgccactgttaAAAGCTATCTAGGGCATCTTCTTATAGCAGACTAGTACAGAATACTTCAGTTATCATAGAAGGTAAAATCGAAGGCCGCATAGAAATTGGCAAGCAGATGTCATGGCTCAAGAACATTGGCGATTGGACAGGAATACGCAGTAAAGACCGAACGACTATTTCGATTAGCTGAAGACCGCAAACAACTTGCCAATGTAATTGCCAACGTTAGGGGGACCTAATATGGTACCGAAAGAATTAAAGTATTAAATACACTTTTGTTAGGGCAAATCACTTTTGCcgctaaatatttaaatttaaacttcAAAAACACACAGCTGAAATTTCTACGCAAGGTACAGAAGAACCGTTATTGCGCATATAAGCGGAAGCGTACTAGCATTTCTAAAAATGGCGAAGAACATACATCGTACCGTCCGCGAATAGCAAAAGTTTCAAATAAATCAATAATCGGCGTGATACAAAACTCCTTAAAGTTGCTGATTCGGTGCATGGAAGAGTGCATAGGTAACTGGGGCCCCAGATTCGGAGACGACAACAAAAAACAGTGAGTGTGATCTTTTGTGTGTGTTTACCGGTTCATCATCATTATATTCTTATCAATTTGTATGTCAGTTCACGAAATTTAAAATTAGCAGACATATAATACAGTTCACGAAGGAAACAATCATATTCTAACTGCCATGTGCTAACAACTTTTGTATTTTCTCGGAACTAtgaactcaaagaaataacgagaatgaTTAATGAATAACAATGATTAACTCCACAGGTGATTACATCCAGAAAATccaaatcagaatagaaaaggctagatcCATGAAAAAACGAGTATCATTCGAGCTaagggtgtacagaagaattctgaaaatactCTGGAAAGAACACGtcacaaagaggttctgagaaagatgaatgaagaaatggaaatcttaaatgccgtcaaaacaaaaaaaaattagaatatctcggacatattacacatgAAGAGAGACTTAACTTGCTCCAAATAATTATGCAGAGAAaggattcaaggaaaaagaagcataggtaTAGACCTGGATACcccgtaccaaaaaaaagttgattaatagcaagctcaaaatttgttaatagcttaacggtgtctagtcggacaaactttgatgtatgggaaaaatggaacaggggaagttttaattgtggaacaggttaaaaatttggaacgttagactactaaaacgttccatatattttatcggacagaacttccaattgatttgttaccatttcattaaactctcatgcaaaaatcagactggtgtttatcgccaactgggcattttaatgagtggaacacgaagaacatgccaaatgacaggaatcatgttggttagtaatagcagtctgatttttgcatgagagtttaatgaaagggtaacaaatcagggggtccggacaaataatccccggacaaaaaaaatcccggacaaaaaatccccacaaattttttggacaaaaaatccccacaaaaaatcccggacaaaaaatccccacaaatttttttggacaaaatatccccacaaaaaatcccggacagaaaatccccaagaaatgtttgctgtcgaatagttctctaaaagttttcccgtgaatggtggaagatatgggaaataagctaaggctgtgggaatcatgctGTAATTGGCTTAAATCTTTTGATCACTCTGCTTTGAGTAACTCTGTTCAAGACATTGTCTATTCATGATAATAACTGATAACTATACTGAAAAAAATAATCTTGATTATACTAATGTAAAAAATCCGTTCCACGCATCGCCATGAAAGTTATACAAAGCTTTTTGATTATTTTGACTTTTTTGTTGGTTTTGGGGAACAAATTTATGTTCATTACTATTCGATATCAGGTTTTTAGAAAACGTAATTGAGGATCTGTGTGCAtccataaaaaaactttaaaaatttatccaTAAATCAAACCAGATATGGCTGCATGggggagaggccagatgggagaaggtctgtagggcggcctagaaaaagatggaaagatgcagtctggcggcctagaaaaaggtggaaagatgcagtctggcggcctagaaaaaggttgaaaagttataacgccattgatgatgatgatgactaaatatttttgacgttaaactTACAAAAAGGAACAGAATTTTTTGCATTatcgttccacaattaaaacttcccctgttccagtgttcctgttcagtttgtccgactagacaccgttaagctattaacaaattttcagcttgctgttaatcaactttttttggtacgcgggatctaggcctaatagggagacgcagaatatcatggctgcgcaacctgagagaatgacAGGGATGTATATCAAATGAagttttcagagcagccgtctctaaagtccgaatagctatgatgattgccgaccttcgtcgcggagatggcacttaaagaagaagattttctCAGACTATGAAATTACAAACATAAAATATTATgctagtttttaaaaaataaggggAAAAATGAATTACTAGTTACATACCCATTGCAGCTCCATCGATGGCCGTTATAACTGGTACTGGCAAATTGATTATTTTATATGCCATGCTTCTTAACTTCAGACCAAATTGATAAACTTCATTTGAACTCATTTCTATCCTTTCTTTTAAGTCAGCACCTTAAATGAAAGTAAATACGTATTAGTAAAAGTAAGGTAGCCGAAAAGATATCCATAAAGGAACGTGGAATATACCAGGAACCAACGAAGCCGATCAATTGACCATAATACTCAGCTCTAAAAGATAATATCAAGAACAGACATAATTAACGTCAAAACGTATCGTGGGGCGAACTCTGACTCAGATCACTATCTTGTGGGGACAAAATTACGGCAGAAAATCACGACAGTGGCAAAAGGGACAAATAGTCAAATTAAAAATGGACTGTTGAAAGATTCAAAAGTCCAACAAAGGGACAAGAATATCAAAATGCTCTCGAAATAAAACTCAACGGAATCAAGAGAGGAAGATACCACAGAGGAGGAATGGAGACAATTAAAAACAATGATAACAGAGTCAGGAGAGGAAACTTTCGGAAAAGCCAAAAGGGTAAACGAGACAATATAGGTATTATACGGCGCCGGCGGAGCAGCACGTTGAAAATTCGAGTTATGAAGAAGtagttaaaataataaagaaactaaaaaacaataatgcgtcagaaacagacaaaatttcgGCAGAATTTTTAAAGCATGGATGATCCGAACTCtgtatcatttgtaaatattttttttctcatgatcatctttcagtgcgtcacagtttttcgatttctttctaacgcattaaattgtatgtgacagaaaaaaaggcacgtccgtgattacagacatttacaacatttattctagttattctagttgtcgatagatggcgccataataaaaaaatattttttttaattagataataatattacaaatataatctgtataatttataaggctatacaaatcaaagaaaataccattttataaatgcaagaaacacatttgatttgtttttattccaaattgaaaataaaatgtgacaactgtcagatttaactaaaatgtcatgttagaataaatgtcataaatgtgtattatcacggacttaccctttttcctatcatttgttacgcactgaaaaatgctcatgaaaaggacaataccaataatgtatgacgtagatatattaatattatgtgacatcacagaagctcgaaacaaatgactgtgaatgaaaagccctatactccgaaaatataattggtGATTGTCAAAATGGATTCAGACTAAATAGAGCCACTACATattataacgtgtgatccaaaattattgtcaccataggtggctctgaacgacagagatggttatacagtgcatgtctattcttaattcagatatactttctaGTTTACTTCAACTTTGAAGTGTACGtcacttaacaagaaaagttaggttatgtagagatgttggtggtggacatatacagcattttgtttgattttatttattattgtttgtttatttttgattaaagttctgtgttaaaggttttgactgatttttatgttttataatgttactcaaaattaattgataaaccaatgatataaattcagattaaaacaagacatacgtaattttttgcacggctagctttgatcccaataattgtggatcgctcgttatctAATATATTCATACCAAGAACGCAAGAGAAAGCTTATGAATACGACATAGAACTATATTAATATGTATACAtattttaaacaagcttttgatagtgTGAAAAGAGACAAAATGCAAAAGAAATATATCAGTCTCATAAAAATGATGTTGCAGTGTTTAAAAGCCGCAGTCAGAGTAGAAGGAGAACTGACTTCTCTGTTTGACATCAACATGGGAGTGAGACAGGCAGATGCTCTATCAACTATGCTATTCAAACTAGATCAAGATCTAGTCAAGATCAAGATCAAGGCAGTCGtcagaaaaaccaatgtaacCGGCAATATAAACaccaaaacagtacaaattactgcatatgcagacgatgtaacTATCTATCATTAGTAATAGGAACAAGCCACAGCTAAGGGTacgaacagaacaagtgggtcgcggtgggggaggaggtcgcggtggatgctactagttaagtcgcggtcgatatcgacagcacatagcaaggaggttaCGTTTACGTGCGCTGCTCAGTTGAGCTAGGActactatcaagtgaagtagtatgatgaaatttgaatgacataaggattgtgcttttgcgatgttgtgtcagtcaagtgatgatagtgatgaaacgACAGCTGTCACCAAGTGGTGACTGATGGGTAATATACCCAACAGTGCTTCCGGGTCCGCGTCTTGTCCCACAATACGGAAGTGAGCTGCACAATTGCTATTCCTCCTTCATATTTAGCActtgaaattcaaaaataaactgaatacgcAAAAGAGATTGTAGGTAGCAACTCGAAGTACCGTAGCGCACGAAATAGCAGGGGGCAGGGTAATGACAACTTGATCTTGAACtcaccaatcacagggaagcatcgcAGTAGGCATCCATGTAAAAACAAACTCACttgattttcaaaagcatcgatgtaaacctcctgaatggcatcgcgctaaacctccaccgcgactttcctgctctgttctcttccaaccactacaatgtgtttgttttacttggatgtcgacatcgaccgtgatcgcgacctccacctccaccgcgacccacttgttctgttcttaccctaatgGAAGCGTTCAAAGAAGAGATTCTCGAAAAAgagggcttaaaataaacgaagTACATGACCGTCAATAGAACACGTGACAATGAAGATAATATcacaataataaacaattatacctaacaacaataatctacgtagtaaatttactgaaaagatcgccaagtacagagatctggaaattcaaatacgaagacaatggagaatgcaaagtacccagacgatacctattattatgtctactactggagtcattccgaagaacctcctcgaaagcataaaaaagctgggtctaaatgaagatttttacaagaccatgcagaaagctgtactactcgcaacagccagatgtgtacgaaaatttttgggatatacacctgcataccaagtcacctaggcctcgataacacggaaagagtcctaccagagctcaatccttttgataccgtaggtatctgggatgagtcaattttccccttagagggagtgtgagccatatggctaaatctggatgacAAGTATACTATcgaacgtgtggatgccttcacatatgtgggcacagaaatcaatcagaagaattccgtaagtagcaaaattaatgcacgtatttccatcggcaatcgtacatactatgctaataaaagattgatgacatcgaaattattagacaaagaacaaaaatgactatctacagaacattgattagatccgtagtaacctatggttgtgaaatcTGGGTAATGACGAAgaaagatgaagcccaactcagaactttcgagagaaaaatactgaaaaaagtatatggcccggtgcaagaggaagaagACAtgtggagaatcaggagaaacgacgaggttaatgaaaTGAATGAAGCTTATgctattgtaagatttgtgataagtcaaagactgtcatggctgggacgcTGGGAGATGTCCAGAGACAAGGTGATGCaaaaacaacaaacaaaataTTACAATGCAAGCCGATAGGAATGCGAAAAAAGAAAAgcccagaacgagatggttggacGACGTGGAAGATGACGAGATGCAAACCATGAACATAAGcaacataagacaatggagaacGGCACAAGATATAtatgaatggaaggacatagctagacaggcaaagacccatccagggttatgatgccaaaagaagaaggtAGCCGAATTATTTCAAATATTTGACCTTTTTAGCCACTAGCCTTCTTTTTAATATAGCTGGAGAAGTCTTTAACATATTCCAAATTATATCATAGAGGAATTATCTGTAATAAAGCAATGCCAATTATGGCATACATTGATGATCTGAACTTATTTATTCGCTTGGATCGAAAACTAAAAAGCCTATCGACCGCAGCCAGCAGAATATATGGGActcacaatagggaacttgcacattttttttattacataataattggtccaagagctgtgagacatttttgagtaggtattttaggcaacctgaaattttttcaggtgactcttccatgatagcttaatacaaaaatgccggtctggctggagggtagcggttattttccccaaaaatcccccccaaagttaaacaaaagggtaaaaattgttattacaaaaaatatcattgacgtgactttaaagtaaatttaaatattcaaatataaaaaaaataaacaggacaggcgatttgagggcgattttaaatctgcaagatacttgcatgggcgccccaggattattttcaggggatgcatctgaaattcagaagatttcatctgaatctgtacatactattaacgagtataaaatatacaactatacatgcatagctatgtacattccttccggacagtgAGGtgcaattattattttgacagggtatttttaatattaaaaataaatattctaaaaaagacaggttcctttttggtgaaattttccaactgatAGGTGagcaaacaaattacgcgtgcatataccTACACGAAAAGccctataggtaagcagcagtgtgagaaagagcgtacaCCGATaactgtttgcgtcctctgttgtagctgagtgagttcgttcgctcgagaaaaatcacgtgacctgacGATATCCATGTTATTgtcctcgaaacgttagagtaaatatagttttttaagtaactttttcttaattaaagaaaaataatacgtactatacaatagattttgcaaatatgatagaaaaagacaaatttattattataaattatataggcagaaaagtataaaactataaactaaattaaatctgtgtccgaatcttgtacttcttatTCAAACTCCTCAtttgagcttaaatattcattctcttcttcttcgtcagactcccctcgagactcagattcctcttctacatgatctgtaaatagttgtaatatgtatttagaattaattaaaaattaattagtgattaattagttaaatttttagttaagacttgccgttgttgagatgtggagttatcgaataatgttaaatatatcatggacacacgtaacaaacacggaaacattaaaaaagatgaaaaagcaaaagaaatactcaacactataaagGAAAGAAACGTGatctactttggtcatatactaagaaataaaaaacgtgatgtgattggttatataaggaaaagtattaagcattggttttataagtaagaatacgttGCAACTCAATCAATttatcactaattaatttttcattaattctaaatacatattacaactctttacagatcaggtagaagaatctgagtctcgagaggagtctgacgaagaagaagagaatgtatatttattttagctcatttttctttccttcatagtgttgagtatttcttttgccttttccatctttcttaatgtttccgtgtttgttaagtgttgtgtccatgatattttttacattattagataacaccacatctcaacaatggcaagtctttcttcagatgcgcccgtgattttCCAGGCTTCGACTCTGTACAAAAAGAACAGAGAATaggtagcaactcaattaattaatcaccgattaatttttaattagttctaaatacatattacaactatttacagatcatgtagaagaggaatctgagtttcgaagggagtctgacgaaggagaagagaatgaacatttaagttcagatgaggagtttgaagaagaagtacaagattcggacacagaattaatttagtttatagttttacacttttctacctatatatttataataataaatttgtctttgtctatcatatttgcaaaatctattgtatagtaagTATTATTTTCCTATAATTAAGAAAAACTAcctaaaaaactataatatatataataattactctaacgtttcaaGGCACAACAACAtagatatcgccaggtcacgtgattttctcgagcgaacggactcgctcagctacaacagaggacgcaaacagctatcggtatacgctctttctcacacttctgcttacctatagcggttttcatttatatgcacgcgtaatttgtttgatcacatggcaattggaaaatttcaccaaaaaaaacctgtcttttttagaatatttattttttaaattaaaaaataccctgttaaAATATCAATTGcccctccctgtccggaaggaatgtacatagctatgcatgtatagttgtatattttatactcgttaatagtatgtacagattcagatgaaatcttctgaagttcagatgcaccccctgaaaataatcctggggcgcccatgcaagtgtcttgcagagttaaaatcgccatCAAATCggctggcctgtttattttctttatatttgaatatttaaatttactttcaagtcatatcaatgatattttttgtaataacaaatttacccttttttttaaatttgggggggatttttggggaaagtaaccgctaccctccagccagaccggcatttttgtattaggctatcatagaagagtcacctgaaaaattttcaggttgcctaaaatacctactcaaaaatgtctcacagctcttatactaaatGTTCAGTTTtctataaaaatgagatttccaaaattttacgcttcaaaaactcataataacttagaagtacaaatttaaagtcttctgtattttaaaatagttcaaacgaccgtGACGTCTGACGTCACacagtttaactatatggttccgtttatagttataattaggtatattcttcttcttcttcttctttattttaTTGGCCACCACCTACTTGGGTATACCtcgtcgcggaataaaggaaaaatatttatattctattatttatcgtatgtcattgtaatagggcttttcatcgattgtcatttgtttcgagcttgtgtcatgtgtcacataatattaatatatctacgccatacgtctttggtttgtatcattggcatataccaataacgtacgacgtagatatattaatattatttgacacatgacagaagctcgaaacaaatgactgtgaatgaaaagccctataatatataccagtttgttgacattggagtttgatatagttattgaaggaaaggaaagaaggtttactacggaaaataaaaccattttgtaaaagtacgatcaaacgatcaaaaacacttgtaacgtcacataactgtattttctactgacgtttataacgtctaatttaaaattatgtttactttgttggaagaatgtaaacatataaacggatgacgtcacgacgcgttttggccTGGCtggaataatttgaatttttaatcgtctttaaggGTCAAACAaaagccaaacaaaacttttttatctttgatacatgttttaaattatgttctgttgtgatttataacatttttttcgaatttaacatGTTTTGCAAGTTCCATAGAcggattattttttaatttagggAGTTGATTTTTTAGAGTTAAAttaccgctaccctccagccacgGCTGCTTTTTTGTATTAGGATATTATAGAAGTTATCTGAAAAAAATTCAGAATGCCTCAAATATCTATCCAAAAATGTCTACCAGCTCTCGGACCATAATTTTTGAGCATGAGTATTGTGGCagtcagtgccggatttagggtacttgcggccctaggccaaattaccccaagcggcccccgataacttcacgattatgtaattaaagcacaaagacttaataataatagtaataattacaacttttattttaattttgcttTTTAAA
This genomic window from Diabrotica virgifera virgifera chromosome 1, PGI_DIABVI_V3a contains:
- the LOC126888890 gene encoding uncharacterized protein LOC126888890 yields the protein MPNFYKRKTSQQSWDEKAMAEALTACQGGLSIHSSAKQYNIPSTTLFRRLKRPPEERLVKQLGRFRCVFTVDQERMLVDYILKMEERLFGLTISDLKYLTYEFAIRNNIEHRFNNEKKEAGKVWLLGFMKRHPVLSLRLPEKTSAARASAFNAVSVGKFFDLLEDLYQKHNYKPNRIYNCDETGISTVPNKPSKIISKKGKKQVGVLSSAERGTLTTAEICFNAAGEYIPPALIFPRVRYHLTFDIGVPLNTKIFTHASGWMQTEIFTAWFHHFIKFAKPTSEDRVLLILDGHSTHIKNIEVLELAKKNFVDILVLPPHCTHRLQPLDVSFMYPMSTFYEQAVRVWLRTHPGKVVTIHDVGPLFGEAYLKAASMATAISGFKKTGIWPFERPDPNVFVAADTTDRPGPLLATSNLPSASTPVSNDILLHKTIVSPADILPIPRVASNIENPTKKRARSGKTVVATSTPFIEELKNLKAPTPKNPTKKVTKQLFQSDSEEEDDANISIYSDTDSGSELDLPVQIPTIKTEDIKEGIYVAVEYNGQTFPGLVISKSGESASVKCMERTQKYFKWPNKDDVLDYNIKDIKMIINEPKQLRRGFFNVPELCLYA